CGAATTTCTTTTATGATTGGATTTTTAATTTCCTTTAATTTACTCATGAAGTATTCGCCAAGCTCCAATGACTTATCTGCCAGCTTTTCATCAATAAGTACATCAAGGGCAGCAACGGAAACCGCACATGCTATTGGATTACCGCCAAAGGTTGAGCCATGTGAACCAGGGTTAAAGACCCCAAGAATATTTTTATTTGCCATTACGCAAGAAATAGGGAAAACGCCTCCGCCTAAAGCTTTACCAAGGACATACATATCTGGTTCTATCTCTTCCCACTCACAAGCAAACATTTTACCTGTTCTTGCTAAACCTGCTTGAATTTCATCGGCAATAAATAGAACATTATTTTCTTTACATAATTCAAATGCTTCTTTTAGGAAACCTGGCGGCGGAATGACAATGCCTGCCTCGCCCTGGATAGGCTCAATTAAAAATGCCGCAGTATTTGGTGTAATGGCTGATTTTAATGCTTCAAGATCACCGTAAGGAATCAGTTTAATTCCTGGAAGCAACGGACCAAAGCCACGTTGATATTCTGGATCTGATGATAATGAGACAGCTGTCATTGTCCGTCCATGGAAGTTACCAATGCATGCAATCATTTCAGCCTGATTATCCGCTACTCCCTTTACATCATATGCCCAGCGGCGGGCAGCTTTAAACGCCGTTTCAACTGCTTCTGCTCCCGTATTCATCGGAAGAGCCATTTCCTTGTTGGTTAATTTACAGATTTTCTCATACCATGGACCGAGTTGGTCATTGTGAAATGCCCGTGAGGTTAATGTCACCCGATCTGCCTGATCTTTTAATGCTTGGATAATTTTTGGATGCCGGTGACCTTGGTTTACAGCGGAATAGGCACTAAGCATATCCATGTATTTATTACCTTCTGGATCCTCTACCCAGACACCTTCAGCTCTTGAAATTACGATTGGTAGCGGATGATAATTATGTGCTCCATATTTTTCTGTTTGTTCGATTATTTCTTTTGAGTTTTCACCTGATACCATAATAACTCCTCCATTTTATATGTAAAATCAGTCTATCTTTATTGTAGCCGAGTGAGTTAAAAGAATGAAGGATTGTTTTTAACTTTTCTAAAAATTTGCTTTGTTACATTATTTTGTTGTAATACGAGTTGAACCGACCATTCAGTGAAAAGAAGGTTTTACAATTGATTAACTAGAGTTGTTTAACAAGTTGAAAAAAAGGTCTGGTCTCAAATTTGAGACCAGACCTTTTACTTATATTATTTTTTCACTAAATCTTCACGTTGTGATTGATCAATCCACTCTTGAAGTTTATCTTTTAGAGTATTAAATCCTTGTTGATCATCACTTTCAGGAATAATTGTAGCAGTTTGACGTTTAGCACGAGGCTTCTTTGGTTTTGCGATTGTTTGTGCAGGTGCTTCTTCTGTAGCTCTGATCGACAGACCAATTTTGTTAGCTGCTTCGTCAATAGACAAAATTTTAACGTTAACTTCGTCCCCTACTTTTAAATGTTCATTAATATCTTTTACGTAACCGTGCGTGATTTCAGAAATATGAACAAGACCTTGCGTTTTATCATCTAACGCAACAAATGCTCCATAAGGCTGGATGCCAGTTACCTTTCCTACCATTATACTACCAACTTCGATTTTTTCAGACATGAAAACACTCCTAAATAAATTATTTACATCGATTTTATACGCATTTTAATATTATATCACAAGGAAACGGCTTTATCAAAAGACTCAATTATCAGAATCCATTTTTATTAAAGCTTTAAATGTATTTACAGGGCGGAAACAGATAATTTTTCCTTACTTTTAATTATTTTACATTTAATGAGTATATAAAAAGGCATATTGGTAAACCTAACTATATAAGGCTTTCTAGTATTCCCCCTTTTTGAAGTGGACAACCAATAATGTGGTATGTCCTCTTTTTTTTGGCTGATAAAAGACAGGCAATTGTGCCCGTCTTTATGAAGTCCGTTTCGAAAACAGCTTTTATTTTAGTACATATTCTGCTAGAACACTTTGTAATTCGTAAATGTTCAGACTCTTGTTAAATTGTTTTTGAAGGGGAAGGGCATTTCCAGAAATCCAGATTTTCAATTCTGCATCCAGATCAAAATTACCGGCTGTCTCGATACTGAAATGAGTGATATTTTTATATGGAATAGAATGGAATTCCACTTTTTTTCCGGTAATTCCTTGCTTATCAACTAAAATTAACCGCTTATTTGTAAAGATAAATAAATCCCTGATCAGTTTATATGCTTTTTCAATTCTTTCATTAGTTGAAAGAATTTTAGCAAAATCCCTTTGTACCTCTGCAACATTTACTTCAGAAGCATTACCCATCATTCCATCAAAAATACCCACTACATTTCCCACCTCTCAAAAGATAATCCTATTATATACGATTTTGCAAAGGTTCCAAAAAAAGCTTGGTGATTCACTCGTCGACACAGCAAAAAACGATAGACAAGATGGTTTCTCTTTAACCTTCTTGTCAGATAGCTTTAACCATTTCAATTCCCGAAGTATACTATTTAAAAGTTCAAAATCAAACTCTGGTTTTCGGATGGGTCTAGCCTATTTTCCATTTATGCCCTTAGCCAGTCTGAATGGAAAATACCTTCCTTGTCAACTCTTTGATACGTATGTGCCCCAAAGTAATCTCTTTGTGCTTGTAGAAGGTTGGCTGGAAGAACCTCCGTCCGGTAGCTATCATAATAAGCAAGTGCGCTAGCTAGACCGGGAACAGGAATTCCTACTTTAATTGCAGTTCCAACAACTTCTCGTGCGGCATCCTGATAGTTCTCAACAATTGACTGGAAATAAGGATCTAATAAAAGATTATCTAATTTAGGATTCCGATCATATGCATCCTTAATATTCTGCAAAAATGCAGCACGGATGATGCATCCGCCTCTAAAGATCATCGCAATTTCCCCAGGTTTTAAATTCCAATCATAGTCCTCCGATGCTAACTTTAATTGAGCAAAACCCTGTGCATAGGAGATTATTTTACTTAAGTAAAGTGTTTTTCGAATTAACTCGATAAACTCATTCTTATTCCCGGTAAAAACGCTCGTAGGGCCTCTTAAAATTTTACTTGCCCTTACACGCTCATCCTTAATTGCTGACAGAAAACGCGAAAAAACAGATTCAGTAATAATCGAAAGTGGAACCCCTAGGTTAAGTGCACTTTCGCTGGTCCACTTCCCAGTTCCCTTTTGTCCTGCAGTGTCTGAAATGACGTCCACAAGTGGCTTTCCAGTATCAGGATCTATTTTTGTAAAAATATCTGCCGTAATTTCAATTAAATAGCTATCAAGTTCACCTTGATTCCACTCTTTAAACACATCATGAAGTTCATTTGTCGATAAGCCTAGAACTTCCTTCATTAAATGATAGACCTCGCAAATCAATTGCATATCACTATATTCGATCCCGTTATGAACCATTTTAACGTAATGTCCAGCCCCGTTTGGACCAATGTATGTGCAGCAAGGATCACCATTAACTTTTGCAGAAATAGCAGTTAATAGTTCCTTAACCGCTTGATATGCCTCTTCTTGCCCGCTTGGCATAATAGCAGCTCCGGTAAGAGCACCTTCTTCTCCACCCGAAACACCTGCCCCGATGAATAAAATTCCTTTCTTGGCAAGATCTTGATTTCTACGAATTGTATCTTCGTAATGGCTATTGCCACCATCAATTAAAATATCACCTTTATCTAAGGAAGGGAGCAAGGAATCGATTGCTTTATCCGTAATCACTCCTGCATTAACCATTAACATTATTTTGCGGGGAACTTCAAGGGACTCAATAAATTCTTTAATATTCGTAGTCCCAAATAGTTTTTTCCCATTATTATTTTCAATTATTTCATTTATTTTTTCGACTGAGAGATCGTAGAGGGAAACAGAGAAACCTTTACTCTCGAAATTAAGGGCTAGACTTCTTCCCATGACTCCTACACCGACTATTCCTATCTGCTGCTTTTCCAAACAAAACAATCCTTTCACAATGAAAAAAATTTTATATAACAATATTATATAACGAAAAAAAATTTCAAACAATTTTTTTAAGTATAATAATCGTCCTAAATCTCTAATCTTCATTTAAAAATGGATGGTATTGAAGGAAATAATCGGAAACATCATTTTCCTATTTTTGATGCGAATTGACCATGCCTATTTACTTTATACTTTTTATTAAAATCTCTAATAATTGTTCACCCTCCATTAGATTGTCTCCGCCGCCCTGGACAAACATTTCATTCCCACCACCTTTTCCGTTAATAAGTGGGAGAACTTCCTTACATAAATTTTTCATATTAACTATGCCTTTACTACCTCTAGCACTGACAAATTGCAGACGATCTTTATTTTCAGCCACAAAGAAAACATAAGAATTTTCTTCACCAATAGTAATAATACGCGCAAGCTTTTGAAGCTCTTGAATGCTTCGATCCTGATAAACATGGCCGATAACTATTTCCTCACCTTGGGCTTCGTTATGATCGAGTAATTCCTTAGCTTCAAATTGGAGAATGTCTTCTCTTGCCTCTTCCAATGCCTTCTCCAACTCTTTTCCCCCGTCAAGAATCCTATTCACCGCTGTCTCCATTTCTATTTCAGGAACATTAAGCTGCTTTGTAAGCGTAAGAAGTACTTTTTGTTTCTGATGAAACTGTTCCAAAACGCGTTCTCCACATATAAACTGAACTCGAACCTTTTTCTTTTGCTTTTCCCAATCTAGAATTTTTATAGCTCTAACTTCACCAGTTGTTTTTGGATGTGTTCCGCCACAGCCGTTATAATCAAATTCCGGAATAATGACCAGGCGAATTTCCTCTTTAACCTTTGTTTCCTTCCGCAAAGAATAGTGTGTTAATTCTTCTTCTGTGACCCATTTCGTTTCAATTGCTTTATTATCTAAAATAATTTGATTTGCTAAGGCCTCTACATCCTTTGCCTCTTGTTCTGACAACTGTTCTGTATCTAAATCGATCGTAAGTATCTCCCTACCAAGATGGAAGCTTACTGTTTTAAAATTGTGGAGAGATTCAAATGCGGCGGATAAAATATGCTGCCCCGCATGTTGCTGCATATGATCAAACCTTCTCTTCCAGTCAATTACTCCAAAAACTTCCTTGCTTATTTCGGGTATTGGTCTTTCAAGATAATGACGAATTTCACCGTCTGTTTCTTCCACATTAATTACATTAATATCGTTAATTGTCCCAACATCATGCGGTTGCCCACCACCCGTTGGGTAAAAAGCTGTTTGGTCTAGCACAATATATGTTTGGCCCTCATCATCCTTTGCATGTCTAACTACGCCCGCTGTGAAAGATTGTATGTATGCATCTTGAAAATATAATTTGTTTTCCACAAGTAGTACCCTCCATAATGATCAACCTGTTTTTCTTCCATTTTGTTCAAAAAAATAAAATAAATCAAGTTAAAAAGAAAGTAATTAGACTACCTATCATAGGTAGTCTAATTATTTTCGAATAAAAATAGAGTCATAAAGGTTCCTTTATTATTTTTCTTTTTTTGATCGAGGATATCCCTGATAGCCTGTTTGTGGATAACCGGTATGAGGATAACTTCCCATTGATTGCGGATGCGTTACTTGTGGGTAACCCGCTTGTGAATGTGGATAACCACCTGACATTTGTGGATAACCGCCCATTGAATGTGGATATCCATGTGGATGAACCTTATGCTGATGGTGGTAATAGCCCCCCGGCATTTGCGGGTAACCCATATGAGGATGTGGATATCCGCCCATATGTGGATAACCTGTGTGAGGATATCCTCCCATCATTTGTGGATAACCTGTATGTGGGTATGCTCCCATTTGCTGCGGAACCCCCCCAGCACCCGGGTATCCTCCATAGAATTGTCTACTCATTTTGAATCCCTCCTTTCCAACTTGTACACATTAGTGTATGTCCACATCTGAAATATGCTTAGATGATTACCTACTAATTTAAAATATATAAGCCGGTTGGGTAGCTTAATTTATAAATAGTACATTCTGATTAGCAAACAAAGACTATTTCCATATGAAGGAAATAGTCTTTGTTTTTTTATTATCTGGCCTTCTTTTTTTCCATACTTACTTTTTACCCTTTGTGATTTCTCCGCAGGCAATTCGTTTTCCTGAATCACCAGATGGCTGAGTCATACCATCATCTTTTCCTTCATCAATAACGATCGAAGTACCTTTTTTCGTATATAACGATTTTTTTCCATCTTTCAATGTTACATTTGGCGCCATTATTTCCGCCTTTACACTTCCATCATCTTCAACGATTAAATTTGGTAGATCCCCAGCATGTGCTCCCTTTGGATGAAGAAGACCATGTTCCTTACTTTCAGGATTATAATGGTTCCCAGCTGATATAAATTCTGGGGGCTTACATTTCCCGCATTCATGAATATGAATAGCGTGAACACCTGGGGAAAGGCCTTTTAAATTCACATCAAGCTTCAATCCGCTTGCTTGTTCAGTTAGTTTTATTTTCCCGAGCGAATCACCAACCGCATTAAACATCTCCACATCAACCTTAGTCGGATTCTGTTGTGTACATCCTGAAAGCAATAACAACGGAATGATGAACCAGCTTTTCTTCATAAGTAAAACCCTCCAAAATCCCTATTTGGAATTAGTTTCACCTTCTTACCTGTTAATATTCTTTTTAAAGAAAACTCGCCGATTGGCGAGCCCCTAAGGGCGATGACAGAGGCGTAGTTGCACTTATGCGCTAGCAGAATTTATGGATATAAATTCTGATTAGCTAAAGAAAACTCGCCGATTGGCGAGCCCCTAAGAAGCCATTCCTTATTTTAGAGACACTATTTTAAAATATTAATTTTTTTAATGATAACATCTTCTTTAGGCTTATCATTTGCACCTGCTGGTGTATTTGCAATTTTATCTACAACATCCATTCCTTCAATAACTTGACCGAAAACAGTGTGTTTATGATCTAGCCATGGTGTTCCCCCATTTTTTGCATAGGCATCAATAATTTCTTTCGGGTAACCCACCTTCTCCATTTGATCCTTCATAGCTGGATCCAGTGTTGCATTTTGAACGATAAAAAATTGGCTGCCATTTGTATTCGCACCAGAGTTTGCCATGGAAAGAGCTCCTCTTAAATTAAAAAGCTGCTTGGAAAATTCGTCCTCAAACGGCTGCCCGTAAATGCTGTCTCCACCCGTTCCATTGCCATTAGGATCTCCACCTTGAATCATGAAATCCTTGATAACACGGTGAAAAATCAACCCATTATAATATCCTTTTTCACTATGCTTCACAAAATTCTCCACTGCTTTAGGTGCATATTCAGGGAATAATTTAATTTTAATGTTACCCATAGATGTTTCCATTTCAACTAATTTTTCATTTGCTGCTACATCTGTTGTTAGCTGTGGATAACTTGAATTTATCACCGTATTTTCCCCTTCCTTTTGCTCAGTTTTCTGAGTGCTATTTTTAGGACTGCTCGTTTTTGATTCTTGTTGCTTCCCATTGCCTGTCCCACAAGCGGCGAGCAAGAAAATAATAGCCACTATCGAGACATATGTTTTTATTCTCATTTATCATCCCTCCATTTTTTTACTTTAACCGAAAATGTTCTTTTTTGCACTCTGTTTTGATATCGGTCATAATAAATTAACAAAGGAGGGATTTTGTGTCAGAACTAATAATTGGCGATCATGTTACAGCAATGAATAAAACCGGTAAATACATAGGGGAAATCACAGACATTCGGCCAGAGCATTATTTAGTTAAAGTCTTAGCCGTCCTTAAACATCCAATGCAAGGTGACATTCATCATCCAAAAGATACCGATGTAGGCTTTTTCCATGAGAGACGTGCTTTGGCTTTTAGAGAGCAAACCAATGTACCAATAAAAATGGTAAAACTTTACGAGGAAGAAATTCCTGAGTATAAAATCTCCTTACGGGCAGCTGTGGATAAAATGAAACAGGAACTAACAGAAACAGCTTCACCTTGGGCTGAAAAATGCCTAGAATTGGTCAATTCGCTCGAAAAGGATTATTTTAAGTAAGGCTCTTTTCTTAAACTTTGTTGCTATTTGGAACTAAATTAGAATGGTATTCCAGTTTACCGATAAAAACTGTAGGAAGTTTTTAAGAAAAGAGCACGATACCGTTGTTATTTCGGGTTTTTAGACTAGGTACGAAAAACAACAATCTATGCGAAAACAGCCTTAAGTAAAGAAAATGTTAAAGGCCAAATCACATTTTTAGTGATTTGGCCTTTATACGAATTCATTTAAAAGTTTTGAAAAATCAATACGGTCACCAATAGTGGTTGGCTTTGGCTTTTCTAAGTAACGTTTATCCTTTTCAACAAGACGGAATATATTATAGGTTGTCAATGCATCATCAAGGGCACGGTGATGCTTACCAGTTCCTTCTTTTCCGTATTGCTGAACAGCCTTCCACAGGCCCGTTTGGTTTTGATCCCCAAAAAAGCGTTTATACTCCATGGATAGATCAATTTCTGAAGCCGTCTTAAATGGAAAAGGGACTCCTGCTCGAAGACAATTATGGCGAAGAACCTTCATATCCATATTGCCCCATGTTACAATTACATTTTCAAACTGTTTAATGCAATCCTCGAATTTTCGAATCATCTCAAAAAATGACATCCCTTTATCTACTTGTTGTTGTGAAATATGTAAAAAAGATTTACAGCGCTCTGAAAGGGTCGGGAATTTAAGGGGGGCCACAAAGGACGAAAACTGTTCAATAATTTGATCATCCACAACCAAAACAACTCCAGCTTCGATGATTTCCGGATAAAAGTCCTTCATCCTCATATTTTTTTCGGGCATCGTAAATTCAAAATCAATAAATAAATATTGCCGCCTTCCTTTCATTTCTATCACCCCTAACTTTATTACATTATATAAATTAACTAGTACAAAAATTTGCACTAGTTTTTCTTTTAGTATAACACGAAATCAGAGGTCATTTTTTAAAATTTGAAAGAAAAGAATGTGATTTACTCTATCCAGAAATATTGATATTATTTCTTTATTTTTATAATAGCTATCGTACATCTCGAGATGCAAATAATTCGCTTTTGCTCGTCCATTACTTTAATATCCCAAACCATTGTTGTTTTCCCTTGATGCAGAACAGTTCCAACTGCTGTTACCCACCCATCCTTTTTAGGCCTAACATGATTCGCATTGATCTCCAATCCTGCTATCGCTTCGGTATTTTTATCAACCAATTCATATGCACCAATACTAGCAACTGTTTCTGCTAAAGCAACCGATGCTCCTCCATGCAATACTCCAAACGGTTGCCTGGTTCGTTCATCCACCGGCATTTCCGCAATAACCTTTCCTTTTTCCAGGAGAGTAATTTTAATCCCTAGTGCTTCCATTAATGTGTTTTTCAATTCCAATTTTCTTCCTCCTTGATTATATGCACCTTGGCAACATCTTTATTTATTTTACTATATTCTTTTTTCTTAAAAGAAAAAACAGCCTCTAGAGCTGTTTTTTTACCTTTTAATAATAATACTGGTAACCACCATAAGCCATACCGGGATAACCCATTCCAGGGAAACCTACTCCAGGATAGCCTACTCCTACTCCGGGATATCCTACTCCAGGATAGCCCACCCCAGGGTAACCACCATAGAATGGACGATTGAAAAATGCACTTCCTAAGCCACCACCAATTAAGCCTCCTAAAAATGCACCTGCTAGCGGCAATCCAAACAATCCAATAAATCTTTGATCCTGTACTTGATAGGGATTCCTATATCCATACATATTGCGTACCTCCTCCTAAGCATATACTTGCCTACACTATTTCATATGCGATTGACCAGGGATTGGCGTGGGCTTTCAGTACTGTGAATATAGGTTTTGGCCATTTTAGGATGACCATATCAAATTATTTATAAAACTCCTGGGTTAATAAAAAGAACCCCTTAAGTCCATATACAAGAAAAAAAGCCGATTATTCTTCCAAAAAAGTATGGAACGAATGTCGGCTTCTTAAATAAGCTATTTTATGGTTTTAACATTTTTTTTAGTGTCCAAGCGATACACCAGAAGCTTCTTACTTATTTTCCGAATGGTTCAAAGCACTCAACAAATAATGCTAATGTCCGCGTCATTACACCAGTTGCGCCAGCAGGGCCAAGGTCGTATTCCTTTGAAGTCGTTGCAGTTCCAGCAATATCCAAGTGAACCCATGGGGTTTTTTCGGCAAATTCACCGATAAAAGCACCTGCGACAATTGCATGGCCTTCACGACCTGGAGAGTTATTTAAATCAGCTATTTTGCTATTGCGCACTCTTTCCTTATCTTTTTCAAATAACGGCAGTTGCCACATTGGTTCCCCTGCTTCAAATGAGGCTTCTAATACCTGTTCATACAATGACTCATTATTCGTCATTGCCCCTGTGGTATGGAGTCCCAAGGCAGTGATTACGCCGCCCGTTAAAGTAGCAACATCCACTAAATAGTTTGCACCATGATGTAATGCATACGTTACCGCATCTGCAAGCACAAGTCGGCCTTCTGCATCTGTATTTAAAACCTCAATTGTTTTTCCACTCATCGACGTAATTACATCATCAGGTTTAAATGCTGAACCGCTGATCATGTTGTCTGTTGAAGGAATGACGGCAACAACATTTTGTTCTGGCTTCAATTCACCAATGATTTCCATTGCCCCCAGAACTGCAGCAGCACCACCCATATCTGTTTTCATACCAACTATTCCATCCTTTGTTTTGATCGAATAGCCACCCGTATCAAAAGTGATACCCTTTCCAACAAGCCCAATTACGTCTTCCCATTGCTCTTTCCCCTGATATTTAAGAACAATCATCTTTGGAGGCTCAGTAGATCCTTGGTTTACTGCAAGAAATGCTCCCATACCAAGTTTTTGAATCTCTTCTTTTTCTAAAATTTCTACTTCGAAATTGTATTTTTCTGCCAACTCTTTTGCATAGTTGGCAATATCTGTTGCTGTTAGTAGGTTACCCGGAATATTCACGAGTGTTCTTGCGGAATTGGTCCCTTTACCAAAAGCAAACCCAACCGTGAGTGACGATTCAATTTCATCTTCATCCGAAACTTCACTATAAACTGTAAGTTCTTTGATGTTCTTTTCTGGTTCATTCGATTTTTGTTTATACCCTTCAAATCGATAGGTTGCTAATGCGAACGCTTCACTAACTGCGTGCGCTGCATCTAAACTGCCTATTTTTTCAGTAACAAATGAATCTAAAAGTATTGCTGCTTCTTGTAGTTTATTTTTAGTTACTTCTTTAAACAACTTACCGAACGAATCACGTAATTTTTCAAACGTTAAATTCTTCTCTTTTCCAAGTCCAACAAACAAAATTCTTTTTGAACCTATT
The Neobacillus sp. PS3-40 genome window above contains:
- a CDS encoding ornithine--oxo-acid transaminase, with product MVSGENSKEIIEQTEKYGAHNYHPLPIVISRAEGVWVEDPEGNKYMDMLSAYSAVNQGHRHPKIIQALKDQADRVTLTSRAFHNDQLGPWYEKICKLTNKEMALPMNTGAEAVETAFKAARRWAYDVKGVADNQAEMIACIGNFHGRTMTAVSLSSDPEYQRGFGPLLPGIKLIPYGDLEALKSAITPNTAAFLIEPIQGEAGIVIPPPGFLKEAFELCKENNVLFIADEIQAGLARTGKMFACEWEEIEPDMYVLGKALGGGVFPISCVMANKNILGVFNPGSHGSTFGGNPIACAVSVAALDVLIDEKLADKSLELGEYFMSKLKEIKNPIIKEIRGRGLFIGVELTEAARKYCEELKEEGLLCKETHDSVIRFAPPLVITKEELDWAIARIKNVLG
- the yugI gene encoding S1 domain-containing post-transcriptional regulator GSP13; translated protein: MSEKIEVGSIMVGKVTGIQPYGAFVALDDKTQGLVHISEITHGYVKDINEHLKVGDEVNVKILSIDEAANKIGLSIRATEEAPAQTIAKPKKPRAKRQTATIIPESDDQQGFNTLKDKLQEWIDQSQREDLVKK
- a CDS encoding PH domain-containing protein, yielding MGIFDGMMGNASEVNVAEVQRDFAKILSTNERIEKAYKLIRDLFIFTNKRLILVDKQGITGKKVEFHSIPYKNITHFSIETAGNFDLDAELKIWISGNALPLQKQFNKSLNIYELQSVLAEYVLK
- the gndA gene encoding NADP-dependent phosphogluconate dehydrogenase, translated to MEKQQIGIVGVGVMGRSLALNFESKGFSVSLYDLSVEKINEIIENNNGKKLFGTTNIKEFIESLEVPRKIMLMVNAGVITDKAIDSLLPSLDKGDILIDGGNSHYEDTIRRNQDLAKKGILFIGAGVSGGEEGALTGAAIMPSGQEEAYQAVKELLTAISAKVNGDPCCTYIGPNGAGHYVKMVHNGIEYSDMQLICEVYHLMKEVLGLSTNELHDVFKEWNQGELDSYLIEITADIFTKIDPDTGKPLVDVISDTAGQKGTGKWTSESALNLGVPLSIITESVFSRFLSAIKDERVRASKILRGPTSVFTGNKNEFIELIRKTLYLSKIISYAQGFAQLKLASEDYDWNLKPGEIAMIFRGGCIIRAAFLQNIKDAYDRNPKLDNLLLDPYFQSIVENYQDAAREVVGTAIKVGIPVPGLASALAYYDSYRTEVLPANLLQAQRDYFGAHTYQRVDKEGIFHSDWLRA
- a CDS encoding DHHA1 domain-containing protein, which gives rise to MENKLYFQDAYIQSFTAGVVRHAKDDEGQTYIVLDQTAFYPTGGGQPHDVGTINDINVINVEETDGEIRHYLERPIPEISKEVFGVIDWKRRFDHMQQHAGQHILSAAFESLHNFKTVSFHLGREILTIDLDTEQLSEQEAKDVEALANQIILDNKAIETKWVTEEELTHYSLRKETKVKEEIRLVIIPEFDYNGCGGTHPKTTGEVRAIKILDWEKQKKKVRVQFICGERVLEQFHQKQKVLLTLTKQLNVPEIEMETAVNRILDGGKELEKALEEAREDILQFEAKELLDHNEAQGEEIVIGHVYQDRSIQELQKLARIITIGEENSYVFFVAENKDRLQFVSARGSKGIVNMKNLCKEVLPLINGKGGGNEMFVQGGGDNLMEGEQLLEILIKSIK
- a CDS encoding superoxide dismutase family protein — encoded protein: MKKSWFIIPLLLLSGCTQQNPTKVDVEMFNAVGDSLGKIKLTEQASGLKLDVNLKGLSPGVHAIHIHECGKCKPPEFISAGNHYNPESKEHGLLHPKGAHAGDLPNLIVEDDGSVKAEIMAPNVTLKDGKKSLYTKKGTSIVIDEGKDDGMTQPSGDSGKRIACGEITKGKK
- a CDS encoding peptidylprolyl isomerase → MRIKTYVSIVAIIFLLAACGTGNGKQQESKTSSPKNSTQKTEQKEGENTVINSSYPQLTTDVAANEKLVEMETSMGNIKIKLFPEYAPKAVENFVKHSEKGYYNGLIFHRVIKDFMIQGGDPNGNGTGGDSIYGQPFEDEFSKQLFNLRGALSMANSGANTNGSQFFIVQNATLDPAMKDQMEKVGYPKEIIDAYAKNGGTPWLDHKHTVFGQVIEGMDVVDKIANTPAGANDKPKEDVIIKKINILK
- a CDS encoding kinase-associated lipoprotein B; its protein translation is MSELIIGDHVTAMNKTGKYIGEITDIRPEHYLVKVLAVLKHPMQGDIHHPKDTDVGFFHERRALAFREQTNVPIKMVKLYEEEIPEYKISLRAAVDKMKQELTETASPWAEKCLELVNSLEKDYFK
- the kapD gene encoding 3'-5' exonuclease KapD: MKGRRQYLFIDFEFTMPEKNMRMKDFYPEIIEAGVVLVVDDQIIEQFSSFVAPLKFPTLSERCKSFLHISQQQVDKGMSFFEMIRKFEDCIKQFENVIVTWGNMDMKVLRHNCLRAGVPFPFKTASEIDLSMEYKRFFGDQNQTGLWKAVQQYGKEGTGKHHRALDDALTTYNIFRLVEKDKRYLEKPKPTTIGDRIDFSKLLNEFV
- a CDS encoding hotdog fold thioesterase codes for the protein MELKNTLMEALGIKITLLEKGKVIAEMPVDERTRQPFGVLHGGASVALAETVASIGAYELVDKNTEAIAGLEINANHVRPKKDGWVTAVGTVLHQGKTTMVWDIKVMDEQKRIICISRCTIAIIKIKK
- a CDS encoding leucyl aminopeptidase, yielding MFLVKDNFQVSNVHECLIIGLFERSEKFEGNIAVLDEKFEGQLAELFKSGDISAKLGKINKIHSLGKIGSKRILFVGLGKEKNLTFEKLRDSFGKLFKEVTKNKLQEAAILLDSFVTEKIGSLDAAHAVSEAFALATYRFEGYKQKSNEPEKNIKELTVYSEVSDEDEIESSLTVGFAFGKGTNSARTLVNIPGNLLTATDIANYAKELAEKYNFEVEILEKEEIQKLGMGAFLAVNQGSTEPPKMIVLKYQGKEQWEDVIGLVGKGITFDTGGYSIKTKDGIVGMKTDMGGAAAVLGAMEIIGELKPEQNVVAVIPSTDNMISGSAFKPDDVITSMSGKTIEVLNTDAEGRLVLADAVTYALHHGANYLVDVATLTGGVITALGLHTTGAMTNNESLYEQVLEASFEAGEPMWQLPLFEKDKERVRNSKIADLNNSPGREGHAIVAGAFIGEFAEKTPWVHLDIAGTATTSKEYDLGPAGATGVMTRTLALFVECFEPFGK